The following are encoded in a window of Salinigranum halophilum genomic DNA:
- a CDS encoding ABC transporter ATP-binding protein — MDVGLDDDDPFEKQRGNVQNPMRRLFLAYGRERAGSFTLGLSASVGARLLDLLPPLLLGVAIDAVFLDNKAYDLPLVPAAWLPEGGEAQFWLTIGLVGLGFFGGAGLHYVRNWGWNRFAQHVQHAVRVDTYESMQRLNMAFFADKQTGEMMSILSNDVNRLESFLNDGLNSAFRLGIMVIGIAGVLFWLNPQLAVVALLPVPLIALFTYFFIKIIQPKYAAVRSAVGTVNSRLENNLGGISVIKAANTESYESDRVEDVSLDYYDANWDAIETRIVFFPALRVLAGIGFLLTFTVGGLWVFQGQGPWIFTGTLSPGDFVVFVLFTQRFVWPLAQFGQIINMYQRAYASAERVFGLMDEPARIPEREDAPDLVVRAGRVEYDHVSFGYDSSEHQVVEDVSFSVEGGDTVALVGPTGAGKSTLLRLLLRLYDVDEGSIEIDGQDVRDVSVSSLRRSMGYVSQETFLFHGTVKENIAYGSFDATDEEIVAAAKAAEAHEFVQNLPDEYDTMVGERGVKLSGGQRQRIAIARAVLRDPDILVLDEATSDVDTETEMLIQRSLDRLTENRTTFAIAHRLSTIKDADQIVVVEDGRVAERGTHEELIEANGLYAHLWGVQAGEIDDLPEEFVERARGRGARVEVDSDD, encoded by the coding sequence ATGGACGTCGGCCTCGACGACGACGACCCGTTCGAGAAGCAGCGCGGCAACGTGCAGAACCCGATGCGTCGCCTGTTCCTCGCGTACGGCCGAGAACGTGCGGGCTCGTTCACCCTCGGCCTCTCCGCCAGCGTCGGCGCTCGACTCCTCGACCTGCTTCCGCCGCTCCTCCTCGGTGTCGCCATCGACGCCGTCTTCCTCGACAACAAGGCGTACGACCTCCCGCTCGTCCCCGCCGCGTGGCTCCCCGAGGGTGGGGAAGCGCAGTTCTGGCTCACGATCGGCCTCGTCGGCCTCGGCTTCTTCGGCGGGGCGGGACTCCACTACGTCCGCAACTGGGGGTGGAACCGCTTCGCCCAGCACGTCCAACACGCCGTCCGCGTCGACACCTACGAGTCGATGCAGCGGCTCAACATGGCCTTCTTCGCCGACAAGCAGACCGGCGAGATGATGTCCATCCTCTCGAACGACGTCAACAGGCTCGAAAGCTTCCTTAACGACGGCCTCAACTCCGCTTTCCGGCTGGGCATCATGGTCATCGGCATCGCCGGCGTGCTCTTCTGGCTCAATCCCCAACTGGCCGTCGTCGCGCTCTTACCCGTACCGCTCATCGCCCTCTTCACCTACTTCTTCATCAAAATCATCCAGCCGAAGTACGCCGCCGTGCGCTCGGCGGTCGGAACGGTGAACTCCCGGCTGGAGAACAACCTCGGCGGCATCTCGGTCATCAAGGCCGCCAACACCGAGTCCTACGAGTCCGACCGCGTCGAGGACGTCTCACTCGACTACTACGACGCCAACTGGGACGCCATCGAGACGCGTATCGTCTTCTTCCCCGCGCTTCGCGTCCTCGCCGGCATCGGCTTCCTCCTCACCTTCACCGTCGGCGGCCTCTGGGTCTTCCAGGGTCAGGGACCGTGGATTTTCACCGGGACCCTCTCGCCCGGTGACTTCGTCGTCTTCGTCCTCTTCACCCAGCGGTTCGTCTGGCCGCTCGCGCAGTTCGGACAGATAATCAACATGTACCAGCGCGCCTACGCCAGTGCCGAACGCGTCTTCGGCCTCATGGACGAACCCGCCCGCATCCCCGAACGCGAGGACGCGCCCGACCTCGTCGTGCGCGCGGGGCGCGTCGAGTACGACCACGTCTCGTTCGGCTACGACTCTTCGGAGCACCAGGTCGTCGAGGACGTCTCCTTCAGCGTCGAGGGAGGCGACACCGTCGCGCTCGTCGGCCCGACCGGGGCGGGCAAGTCGACGCTTCTCAGGCTCCTGCTCCGCCTGTACGACGTCGACGAGGGCTCCATCGAGATCGACGGGCAGGACGTCCGGGACGTCTCGGTGTCGAGCCTCCGGCGGTCGATGGGCTACGTCAGCCAGGAGACGTTCCTCTTTCACGGTACCGTGAAAGAGAACATCGCCTACGGGAGCTTCGACGCCACCGACGAGGAGATCGTCGCCGCCGCGAAGGCCGCCGAGGCCCACGAGTTCGTCCAGAACCTCCCCGACGAGTACGACACGATGGTCGGCGAGCGCGGCGTCAAACTCTCCGGCGGCCAACGGCAGCGGATCGCTATCGCCCGCGCCGTCCTGCGTGACCCCGACATCCTCGTCCTCGACGAGGCGACCTCGGACGTGGACACCGAGACCGAGATGCTCATCCAGCGGTCGCTCGACAGACTGACCGAGAACCGAACGACGTTCGCCATCGCCCACCGACTCTCGACCATCAAGGACGCCGACCAGATCGTCGTCGTCGAGGACGGCCGGGTGGCAGAACGCGGCACACACGAGGAACTCATCGAAGCGAACGGGCTGTACGCACACCTCTGGGGCGTGCAGGCCGGCGAAATCGACGACCTTCCGGAGGAGTTCGTCGAGCGGGCGCGGGGACGGGGCGCTCGCGTCGAGGTCGATAGCGACGACTGA
- a CDS encoding DUF7538 family protein gives MTEADPDSGVDPLDALGAQEGWQVEGFAARVHYRGADDRYSIEYYAPSDCVLYWKVRGDGEVAVPVGRETVPDPLRKRVRQDLREADIDPAVEARVV, from the coding sequence ATGACTGAGGCCGACCCGGACTCGGGTGTGGACCCGCTCGACGCGCTCGGCGCGCAGGAAGGGTGGCAGGTCGAGGGGTTCGCGGCACGGGTCCACTACCGGGGCGCGGACGACCGCTACAGCATCGAGTACTACGCGCCTTCGGACTGCGTCCTCTACTGGAAGGTGCGCGGCGACGGCGAGGTGGCGGTCCCCGTCGGGCGAGAGACCGTGCCGGACCCCCTGCGCAAGCGCGTCCGGCAGGACCTCCGCGAGGCCGACATCGACCCCGCTGTCGAGGCACGGGTCGTCTGA
- a CDS encoding thiol-disulfide oxidoreductase DCC family protein — protein sequence MIVNYVRDATRDSPVNIAVARVVLAGYLVWKTLPYDWLLVAQAPFAGFATYRFAIPPWPELLVVEKWLLIALLCCFAVGYRIRVTALGAALIVGHFGMVRFVLNTSGGATALFFSAWYLLFFALYAGDEADGLSVDAVRRTGTRSLDELRAVLKDDGGERTYTMAPLRWSLLAFAIIYFGSGVSKLYTAGLAWFAPSNLSQNLYFFNVVGTHPLGIGAALVEYPFVVSALAVGTVVLEVGLLLVILLGLPVWPVVFGLLGMHTGVALFMGIVFFDVVPMFALFVAWDRLYARAVRTDRLDVVYDEFCYFCSRSLYPFKLLDVNGTVRFHSQSDLPRQYRERDGRDGIDFDRAMYAFRDGVAYEGYDAFRQLLRQFTVFAPLAWVMGRAPVRAVGERIYRHVAANRSQYFVCRVALDDSESASATEQTEYRSTR from the coding sequence ATGATCGTCAACTACGTCCGCGACGCCACGCGCGACTCGCCCGTCAACATCGCCGTCGCGCGCGTCGTCCTCGCGGGCTACCTCGTCTGGAAGACGCTCCCGTACGACTGGCTGCTCGTCGCTCAGGCACCCTTCGCCGGCTTCGCGACGTACCGGTTCGCCATCCCGCCCTGGCCCGAGCTCCTGGTCGTCGAGAAGTGGCTCCTCATCGCCCTGTTGTGCTGCTTCGCGGTCGGATACCGCATCCGCGTGACCGCGCTCGGGGCCGCCCTCATCGTCGGGCACTTCGGGATGGTCCGGTTCGTCCTGAACACCTCCGGCGGGGCGACGGCCCTGTTCTTCAGCGCGTGGTATCTGCTGTTCTTCGCGCTGTACGCCGGCGACGAGGCGGACGGGCTCTCCGTCGACGCCGTGCGTCGGACGGGGACCCGGTCGCTCGACGAGTTGCGGGCGGTGCTGAAAGACGACGGCGGCGAGCGGACGTACACGATGGCACCGCTCCGGTGGTCGCTGCTGGCGTTCGCCATCATCTACTTCGGCTCCGGCGTCTCCAAGCTCTACACCGCCGGGCTTGCCTGGTTCGCGCCCAGCAACCTCTCGCAGAACCTGTACTTCTTCAACGTGGTGGGGACGCACCCGCTCGGAATCGGGGCGGCGCTCGTCGAGTACCCCTTCGTGGTGAGCGCCCTCGCCGTCGGAACGGTCGTGCTCGAGGTCGGGCTCCTGCTCGTCATCCTCCTGGGCCTGCCCGTCTGGCCGGTGGTGTTCGGCCTCCTCGGGATGCACACGGGCGTGGCACTCTTCATGGGTATCGTGTTCTTCGACGTCGTCCCGATGTTCGCCCTGTTCGTCGCGTGGGACCGCCTCTACGCCCGCGCGGTCCGAACCGACAGGCTGGACGTCGTCTACGACGAGTTCTGTTACTTCTGTTCGCGGAGTCTCTACCCGTTCAAACTCCTCGACGTGAACGGAACGGTCCGGTTCCACTCGCAGTCGGACCTCCCCCGGCAGTACCGCGAACGTGACGGTCGGGACGGCATCGACTTCGACCGGGCGATGTACGCGTTCCGCGACGGCGTCGCCTACGAGGGGTACGACGCGTTCAGACAGCTCCTCCGACAGTTCACCGTCTTCGCCCCCCTCGCGTGGGTGATGGGACGCGCTCCCGTGCGTGCCGTCGGTGAGCGCATCTACCGCCACGTGGCCGCGAACCGGAGCCAGTACTTCGTCTGCCGGGTCGCTCTCGACGACTCCGAGTCGGCGTCGGCGACCGAACAGACCGAGTACCGCTCCACCCGCTAA
- a CDS encoding DUF192 domain-containing protein, giving the protein MARSTRQLLGVAIAFILLTAGVLAVQSGLLATIDPPADDEYDRTTVALVDASGERLAEVDVRIADTAEKRYLGLSATESLDAREGMLFVHDAEGQYAYVMRDMAFPLDIVFVAPDGTVTTIHHASLPPEGTSGADLTRYRGTGRYVLELPRGTANETGLDAGDRVVIPDSVG; this is encoded by the coding sequence ATGGCCCGCTCGACCCGGCAACTCCTCGGGGTCGCCATCGCGTTCATCCTCCTGACGGCGGGCGTCCTCGCGGTCCAGTCGGGGTTGCTCGCGACCATCGACCCGCCCGCCGACGACGAGTACGACCGGACCACGGTCGCTCTCGTCGACGCCTCCGGCGAACGACTCGCCGAGGTCGACGTCCGAATCGCCGACACGGCCGAGAAGCGTTACCTCGGTCTCTCCGCCACCGAGTCGCTCGACGCTCGGGAGGGGATGCTGTTCGTCCACGACGCCGAGGGGCAGTACGCGTACGTCATGCGCGACATGGCGTTCCCGCTCGACATCGTCTTCGTCGCTCCCGACGGGACGGTGACGACGATTCACCACGCGTCGCTCCCGCCCGAGGGGACGAGCGGCGCGGACCTCACGCGCTACCGGGGGACTGGACGGTACGTGCTCGAACTCCCGCGCGGAACCGCGAACGAGACCGGACTTGACGCGGGCGACCGCGTCGTCATCCCCGACTCAGTCGGTTAG
- a CDS encoding redoxin domain-containing protein, whose amino-acid sequence MVVESDTAPTFTATLANGDVEAFDLADHLGDGPVVLAFFPGAFTPPCSNEMVALQEHLGEFEAAGATVFGISADSAFSLNAFREEHDLGFDLVSDMGREAIDAYGLEIDIEDLGLLGVANRAVYVVDGDGTVSYAWTTDDPTVEPDYEELLAAVEAAA is encoded by the coding sequence ATGGTAGTAGAATCCGACACCGCACCGACCTTCACCGCGACGCTCGCGAACGGCGACGTCGAGGCGTTCGACCTGGCCGACCACCTCGGCGACGGCCCGGTCGTCCTCGCCTTCTTCCCCGGCGCGTTCACGCCGCCCTGTTCGAACGAGATGGTCGCGCTGCAGGAGCACCTCGGCGAGTTCGAGGCCGCGGGCGCGACCGTGTTCGGTATCAGTGCCGACTCGGCGTTCTCGCTCAACGCCTTCCGCGAGGAGCACGACCTCGGGTTCGACCTCGTGAGCGACATGGGCCGGGAGGCCATCGACGCGTACGGGCTGGAGATCGACATCGAGGACCTGGGCCTCCTCGGCGTCGCGAACCGCGCCGTCTACGTCGTCGACGGCGACGGCACCGTCAGCTACGCGTGGACCACCGACGACCCGACGGTCGAACCCGACTACGAGGAACTGCTCGCGGCCGTCGAGGCCGCCGCGTAA
- a CDS encoding spermidine synthase, with product MSRTARTEVFALLALTFVVSFCSFAYEFVYSELLTVMYGGTVTQYVITIGLYFVSLGVGAALSDDLTGERASNLFRTEVYLALVAPAGFLLIVALNSVRLPQAVPAELVWAVARSPVVAVGFLSGFELPLLTRMVDETGGGSAVLPPAVTHAAESLHRGVVRVLGVFWHAEPATDARSGLSLVLAMDYVGGLAGAVVYAQVLYPGLGLIPTVFVLALLNGLAALALLGGYSTRWSVGGARGRLVSRESATLVVVCLLVTASCGVAVANSSAVDRELSELYLEQQVENDYPPGAMDAEVLGQRTTPYQHVVEYERTWTGAGPNPHFAGETERCLRLGGAVQLCESWADPYHQGLVDVPMSRFAHSPETDVLVIGGGDFVAVDALREYDVSVDQVDLDAAFMSYAREDRFLSRWHEDAYEYDRLNTTVDDGYAFLSETEKRYDLVLLDIPGATDDDLLPLYSTEFYGSLRDNLSPDGVVAVWVYDENAYAQHNKAFVNTVGDAGFTQYAPYWAWADVDADGTEERVERFYLLAPGDRSAFDAEEGTAYVRQHRDRYRDLRWRELPRYNGVEVNSIFDPNYDVLIDT from the coding sequence ATGTCACGCACCGCCCGCACCGAGGTGTTCGCCCTGCTCGCGCTGACGTTCGTCGTCTCGTTCTGTAGCTTCGCCTACGAGTTCGTCTACTCGGAGTTGTTGACGGTGATGTACGGCGGCACGGTCACCCAGTACGTCATCACCATCGGGCTGTACTTCGTCAGTCTCGGCGTGGGGGCGGCGCTGTCGGACGACCTCACGGGCGAGCGCGCCTCGAACCTCTTCCGGACCGAGGTGTACCTCGCGCTCGTCGCGCCCGCCGGGTTCCTGCTCATCGTCGCGCTCAACAGCGTCCGTCTCCCCCAGGCCGTCCCGGCAGAACTCGTCTGGGCCGTCGCGCGGTCGCCCGTCGTCGCCGTCGGCTTCCTCTCGGGGTTCGAACTGCCGTTGCTCACGCGGATGGTCGACGAGACGGGCGGCGGCTCGGCCGTCCTCCCGCCCGCGGTGACCCACGCCGCAGAGAGCCTGCATCGAGGAGTCGTGCGAGTGCTCGGCGTCTTCTGGCACGCGGAGCCAGCGACGGACGCCCGGAGCGGCCTGTCGCTCGTGCTGGCGATGGACTACGTCGGCGGCCTCGCCGGTGCCGTCGTCTACGCGCAGGTGCTCTACCCCGGACTGGGGCTCATTCCGACGGTGTTCGTCCTCGCCCTCCTGAACGGGCTCGCCGCGCTCGCGCTCCTGGGTGGGTACAGCACTCGGTGGAGCGTCGGCGGAGCGCGGGGACGCCTCGTGAGCCGGGAGTCGGCGACGCTCGTCGTCGTCTGTCTCCTCGTCACCGCCTCGTGCGGCGTCGCCGTCGCGAACTCGTCGGCCGTCGACCGGGAGCTCTCCGAACTGTACCTCGAACAGCAGGTCGAGAACGACTACCCGCCGGGCGCGATGGACGCGGAGGTGCTCGGCCAGCGGACGACCCCGTACCAGCACGTCGTCGAGTACGAGCGGACCTGGACCGGCGCGGGGCCGAACCCCCACTTCGCCGGCGAGACGGAGCGCTGTCTCCGTCTCGGTGGTGCCGTCCAGTTGTGCGAGTCGTGGGCCGACCCCTACCACCAGGGGCTCGTCGACGTGCCGATGTCGCGGTTCGCTCACTCGCCCGAGACCGACGTGCTCGTGATCGGCGGCGGCGATTTCGTCGCCGTCGACGCCCTCCGCGAGTACGACGTCAGCGTCGACCAGGTCGACCTCGACGCGGCGTTCATGTCCTACGCCAGAGAGGACCGGTTCCTCTCGCGGTGGCACGAGGACGCGTACGAGTACGACCGGCTGAACACGACCGTCGACGACGGCTACGCGTTCCTCTCGGAGACGGAGAAACGCTACGACCTCGTCCTCCTCGACATCCCCGGCGCGACGGACGACGACCTCCTCCCGCTGTACTCGACGGAGTTCTACGGGTCGCTCCGGGACAACCTCTCGCCGGACGGCGTCGTGGCCGTCTGGGTCTACGACGAGAACGCCTACGCCCAGCACAACAAGGCGTTCGTCAACACCGTCGGCGACGCCGGCTTCACCCAGTACGCCCCCTACTGGGCGTGGGCGGACGTCGACGCCGACGGCACCGAAGAGCGCGTCGAGCGCTTCTACCTCCTCGCGCCGGGCGACCGGTCCGCGTTCGACGCCGAGGAGGGCACGGCGTACGTCCGCCAGCACCGCGACCGCTACCGTGACCTCCGGTGGCGTGAACTCCCCCGGTACAACGGCGTCGAAGTGAACTCCATCTTCGACCCGAACTACGACGTCCTCATCGACACCTGA
- a CDS encoding DUF2617 family protein codes for MTPAPTTPDSTDSTETADTADPADPTDPTDTAELHVAYPTGPPDFASFDVKTLTPGTLLGEPCTVAVVGQSHVVTAPALDYHEVCSCLSQPVETSETVALDAGVTAQVETADDRTTRATTDLSVRPLASFPGPDDATIAYRFGPDAWTTVSLAPDAPRYETYHTYPERDVAVHTVTRLAGGPSTERSEPWGQGADR; via the coding sequence ATGACACCCGCACCGACCACCCCAGACAGCACGGACTCCACCGAGACGGCCGACACAGCCGACCCAGCCGACCCAACCGACCCGACCGACACGGCCGAACTACACGTCGCGTACCCGACGGGGCCACCCGACTTCGCGTCGTTCGACGTGAAGACGCTCACGCCCGGGACGCTCCTCGGCGAACCCTGCACCGTCGCCGTCGTCGGCCAGTCACACGTCGTCACTGCGCCGGCGCTCGACTACCACGAGGTCTGCTCGTGTCTCTCTCAGCCAGTCGAGACGAGCGAGACCGTCGCGCTCGACGCTGGCGTCACCGCACAGGTCGAGACAGCAGACGACAGGACCACGCGGGCGACGACCGACCTCTCGGTCCGACCGCTCGCGTCGTTCCCGGGGCCCGACGACGCGACCATCGCGTATCGGTTCGGTCCCGACGCGTGGACCACGGTCAGCCTCGCGCCCGACGCGCCACGCTACGAGACGTACCACACCTACCCGGAGCGCGACGTCGCCGTTCACACGGTGACGCGACTCGCTGGCGGACCGAGCACCGAGCGGTCCGAGCCGTGGGGACAGGGGGCCGACCGATGA
- a CDS encoding pentapeptide repeat-containing protein yields the protein MSQQSTERNGSIGAATQCSYTFDPARRTDASLRTTWECPHPAHEESDYCVFHMSADERAAHDVDSDDVAERLLDNLAVDDPRRNEYVGASLPHLSLTYRQVDGDTNHVLNFQHAEIEGIDLTHGRLDQGLNLREATVRRLTLEDATVTGDVDVSDAVVEQFEASEGTFREDVDFSGVTFTGSVDCTETRFDEGAAFDGATFEGVADFRNVSSAGDSHVLDDHLTFAAATFHDAAKFRQASLGYVSFAEATFEASTDFEHVDFEGDTRFDGATFERIADFDEARFDHDASFTGTQFRRLAEFRGVRFDGGSRTASDDVTFENAVFEDEADFKLATFRFADFKRAECRGELNFDRAVFRARADCHDLAVAGVTNLERTTFEEPVVFDGSTFGGRVVAQEATFEGDADFVDARFTRRATFDEARFRADVDFGEATFEATASFCGAAFEGEANHVEQNASFDGVAFEGDADFRDARFTRGSFRGTTFDGTCDFRAATFREAAAFELVPGGSDSYVDLTDAVVSGGTIVEGGAPVPYDLTRATLGDVRLEGSGDGHELLDHFRFCLTEFDEFDFSDHHAYLERNDWTIHDFVENDATGSYAVPLTNETIEETYRKAQDSANAVGDTPASREFEFKRYYYNRQKNADILLNEYSLNAWGRVKKTASVGLNYVMQVTCGYGNRLPRIAAWTFLLPALFGVLYVLGGPFLTQAGSIVAPGPDTTTGEVLFNGLYYSYISFSTIGYGDIGPVGWAAKLLAASQGMLNGLFFTLLTFTLFKRVLGGS from the coding sequence ATGTCACAGCAGTCAACGGAACGGAACGGAAGCATCGGCGCGGCGACGCAGTGCAGCTACACGTTCGACCCCGCCCGTCGGACGGACGCCAGCCTGCGGACGACGTGGGAGTGCCCACACCCCGCCCACGAGGAGAGCGACTACTGCGTCTTCCACATGTCCGCCGACGAGCGGGCCGCCCACGACGTCGATTCGGACGACGTGGCCGAGCGCCTCCTCGACAACCTCGCGGTCGACGACCCGCGACGGAACGAGTACGTCGGCGCGAGCCTGCCACACCTGTCGCTCACCTATCGGCAGGTCGACGGCGACACGAACCACGTCCTCAACTTCCAGCACGCCGAAATCGAGGGAATCGACCTGACCCACGGCCGACTCGACCAGGGGCTGAACCTCCGGGAGGCCACGGTGAGGCGGCTGACGCTCGAGGACGCGACGGTCACCGGCGACGTCGACGTGAGCGACGCCGTCGTCGAGCAGTTCGAGGCGTCGGAGGGGACGTTCCGCGAGGACGTCGACTTCAGCGGCGTGACGTTCACCGGGAGCGTCGACTGCACCGAGACGCGGTTCGACGAGGGGGCCGCCTTCGACGGGGCGACGTTCGAGGGTGTCGCCGACTTCCGGAACGTCTCGTCGGCGGGTGACAGTCACGTCCTCGACGACCACCTCACGTTCGCGGCGGCGACCTTTCACGACGCCGCGAAGTTCAGACAGGCCTCGCTCGGCTACGTCAGCTTCGCCGAGGCGACGTTCGAGGCGAGCACGGACTTCGAGCACGTCGACTTCGAGGGCGACACGCGGTTCGACGGGGCCACGTTCGAGCGCATCGCGGACTTCGACGAGGCGCGCTTCGACCACGACGCGAGCTTCACCGGCACGCAGTTCAGACGGCTCGCGGAGTTCCGTGGCGTCCGGTTCGACGGCGGGAGCCGGACCGCGAGCGACGACGTGACGTTCGAGAACGCGGTCTTCGAGGACGAGGCCGACTTCAAACTCGCGACCTTCCGCTTTGCGGACTTCAAGCGGGCCGAGTGCCGCGGCGAACTCAACTTCGACAGGGCGGTGTTCCGCGCGCGAGCGGACTGTCACGACCTCGCGGTCGCCGGCGTCACGAACCTCGAACGGACGACGTTCGAAGAGCCCGTCGTCTTCGACGGGTCGACGTTCGGCGGACGTGTCGTGGCGCAGGAGGCGACGTTCGAGGGTGACGCCGACTTCGTCGACGCGCGCTTCACGCGCCGCGCGACGTTCGACGAGGCGCGCTTCCGTGCCGACGTCGACTTCGGCGAGGCGACGTTCGAGGCGACGGCGTCGTTCTGCGGCGCGGCGTTCGAGGGGGAGGCGAACCACGTCGAGCAGAACGCCTCGTTCGACGGCGTCGCGTTCGAGGGCGACGCCGACTTCCGCGACGCACGCTTCACCCGTGGGTCGTTTCGGGGGACGACGTTCGACGGGACCTGCGACTTCCGGGCGGCGACCTTCCGCGAGGCGGCGGCGTTCGAACTCGTCCCCGGCGGGTCGGACTCGTACGTCGACCTGACGGACGCCGTCGTCAGCGGGGGGACCATCGTCGAGGGCGGTGCGCCCGTCCCGTACGACCTGACGCGCGCCACCCTCGGCGACGTTCGGCTGGAGGGGTCCGGGGACGGCCACGAACTCCTCGACCACTTCCGCTTCTGTCTCACCGAGTTCGACGAGTTCGACTTCAGCGACCACCACGCCTACCTCGAGCGGAACGACTGGACCATCCACGACTTCGTCGAGAACGACGCCACCGGGTCGTACGCCGTGCCGCTGACGAACGAGACCATCGAGGAGACCTACCGGAAGGCCCAAGACAGCGCGAACGCCGTCGGCGACACGCCCGCCAGCCGGGAGTTCGAGTTCAAACGCTACTACTACAACCGCCAGAAGAACGCGGACATCCTCCTCAACGAGTACTCGCTCAACGCGTGGGGGCGGGTGAAGAAGACGGCGAGCGTCGGGCTGAACTACGTCATGCAGGTGACCTGTGGGTACGGCAACCGGCTGCCGCGAATCGCCGCGTGGACCTTCCTGCTCCCCGCGCTGTTCGGCGTGCTGTACGTCCTCGGCGGCCCGTTCCTGACGCAGGCGGGGAGCATAGTCGCGCCGGGTCCCGACACGACCACGGGAGAGGTCCTGTTCAACGGACTCTACTACAGCTACATCAGCTTCAGCACCATCGGGTACGGCGACATCGGCCCCGTCGGGTGGGCCGCGAAACTGCTCGCGGCCAGCCAGGGGATGCTGAACGGGCTGTTCTTCACCCTCCTCACCTTCACGCTGTTCAAGCGGGTGCTCGGGGGGAGCTAG
- a CDS encoding DUF7537 family lipoprotein has product MFSTRTVAVILAVLVLSAGCLGGGGSDAVDDSSGADPSDDGDAEADADAADTSGTEELELTDAEQALRDAGSFTTTWTYRGVDERGVETEVSRELYVNLDEERSLTVLSSTRDGQPDGGSMQQFTADGVTYVRSGPADSPTYFSYEQQTTDPLATAIGLSQARAYSANDDLSFEGRETYDGVSVERYELSEASSQLVQAGSAVDAGAGSGNVRVTDFHYTVLVDADGLPRYESWSFEGETDDGETITGEWEYTLTKVGSTTVDDPEWLAAAQAAAEGQA; this is encoded by the coding sequence ATGTTCTCGACGAGAACGGTCGCGGTGATACTCGCGGTGTTGGTGCTGTCTGCCGGCTGTCTCGGCGGCGGTGGGTCGGATGCCGTCGACGATAGCAGCGGGGCAGACCCGTCGGACGACGGGGATGCCGAGGCGGATGCGGACGCGGCGGACACGTCCGGAACCGAAGAGCTGGAACTGACCGACGCCGAACAGGCGCTCCGTGACGCGGGGAGCTTCACCACCACCTGGACGTACCGCGGTGTCGACGAGCGTGGCGTCGAGACCGAGGTCTCCCGCGAGCTCTACGTGAACCTCGACGAGGAGCGGTCGCTCACCGTCCTCTCGTCGACGCGCGACGGCCAGCCCGACGGCGGCTCGATGCAGCAGTTCACTGCCGACGGCGTCACGTACGTCCGGTCGGGTCCGGCCGACTCACCGACGTACTTCTCGTACGAACAGCAGACTACCGACCCCCTGGCGACCGCCATCGGCCTCTCGCAGGCTCGCGCGTACAGCGCCAACGACGACCTGTCGTTCGAGGGGCGCGAGACGTACGACGGCGTCTCCGTCGAGCGGTACGAACTCTCCGAGGCCAGCTCGCAGCTCGTCCAGGCCGGGTCGGCCGTCGACGCCGGGGCCGGCTCCGGAAACGTTCGCGTCACCGACTTCCACTACACCGTGCTCGTCGACGCCGACGGCCTCCCGCGCTACGAGTCGTGGTCGTTCGAGGGCGAGACCGACGACGGCGAAACCATCACCGGCGAGTGGGAGTACACGCTGACGAAGGTGGGGTCGACTACCGTCGACGACCCCGAGTGGCTCGCCGCGGCGCAGGCCGCCGCCGAGGGGCAGGCCTAG